Proteins encoded within one genomic window of Brachybacterium avium:
- a CDS encoding DHA2 family efflux MFS transporter permease subunit — protein MPAGVKVTPIIAVLVISAFVMILNETMLAVALPVLMADLTITAVTAQWLSTGFMLTMAVVIPTTGFLMKRLTTRSVFTTAMLLFLVGTLAAAAAPTFTVLLGARVVQAAGTAMVLPLLMTTILALVPLRARGLVMGLVGVVISAAPALGPSISGFILEHWSWHRLFVMMLPIIVVALVIGLLFMRNYTDPEKVGLDVVSVVLSAIGFGGMIYALASISAVVDGSNRVMPLIVLAVGALSLTLFTFRQVRRRARGQEPLLDLRPLKVRTFSVSVLVILLSFATMLGTVVALPLYMTGALGMSSFTVGLTMLPGAAASGVLGPLVGAAYDRVGPRPLVVPGAALMALACWLEVVLLDGDATQGLIIALNIPLGIGMAMVMTPLMALSLGALPRSLYGHGSAILNTLQQLAAALGTAVFIALLTLGSAVAAAAGASTGVAQASGAGWAFAFGGVLTTAATILAVTLRGTAAEDEPAV, from the coding sequence GTGCCCGCGGGCGTCAAGGTCACCCCGATCATCGCGGTGCTGGTGATCTCCGCTTTCGTGATGATCCTGAACGAGACCATGCTGGCGGTCGCGCTGCCGGTGCTGATGGCGGACCTCACGATCACCGCGGTCACCGCGCAGTGGCTCTCCACCGGGTTCATGCTGACGATGGCGGTGGTCATCCCGACCACCGGCTTCCTGATGAAGCGCCTGACCACCCGCAGCGTGTTCACGACCGCGATGCTGCTGTTCCTGGTCGGCACCCTCGCCGCTGCGGCGGCACCCACCTTCACGGTGCTGCTGGGCGCACGCGTGGTGCAGGCCGCGGGCACCGCGATGGTGCTGCCCCTGCTGATGACCACGATCCTCGCGCTGGTGCCGCTGCGCGCCCGCGGCCTGGTGATGGGGCTGGTGGGTGTGGTCATCTCCGCCGCGCCGGCGCTCGGCCCGTCGATCTCCGGTTTCATCCTCGAGCACTGGTCCTGGCACCGCCTGTTCGTGATGATGCTGCCGATCATCGTGGTCGCCCTGGTCATCGGCCTGCTGTTCATGCGCAACTACACCGATCCCGAGAAGGTGGGGCTGGACGTCGTCTCGGTGGTACTGTCCGCGATCGGCTTCGGCGGCATGATCTACGCGCTGGCCTCGATCAGCGCCGTCGTCGACGGCAGCAATCGCGTGATGCCCCTGATCGTCCTCGCGGTGGGCGCGCTGTCCCTGACGCTGTTCACCTTCCGCCAGGTGCGCCGTCGCGCCCGCGGCCAGGAGCCGCTGCTGGACCTGCGACCGCTGAAGGTCCGCACCTTCTCGGTCTCGGTGCTGGTGATCCTGCTGAGCTTCGCCACCATGCTCGGCACGGTCGTGGCGCTGCCGCTGTACATGACCGGTGCGCTGGGCATGTCCTCCTTCACGGTGGGCCTGACCATGCTGCCCGGCGCGGCCGCCTCCGGGGTGCTCGGCCCGCTGGTCGGTGCCGCCTACGACCGGGTGGGCCCGCGCCCGCTCGTGGTCCCCGGCGCCGCGCTGATGGCCCTGGCGTGCTGGCTCGAGGTGGTGCTGCTGGACGGCGACGCCACCCAGGGCCTGATCATCGCGCTGAACATCCCTCTCGGCATCGGCATGGCCATGGTCATGACCCCGCTGATGGCGCTGTCCCTGGGGGCGCTGCCGCGCTCGCTGTACGGTCACGGCTCCGCCATCCTCAACACCCTGCAGCAGCTCGCCGCGGCGCTGGGCACGGCCGTGTTCATCGCGCTGCTGACCCTCGGCTCCGCCGTCGCGGCAGCGGCCGGGGCATCCACCGGCGTCGCCCAGGCCAGCGGCGCCGGCTGGGCCTTCGCCTTCGGTGGGGTGCTGACCACTGCCGCGACGATCCTCGCCGTGACGCTGAGGGGCACCGCGGCGGAGGACGAGCCGGCCGTCTGA
- a CDS encoding response regulator — MTRPSHDDSAAAAPAPPIRVVVAEDHPAVRSGLVALLGSAPDITVVAEAADGDAAVAATREHRPDVVLTDVRMPGATGIEITPQLRETGANVLVISGFDLDDYVLGALRAGADGYLVKTESPQRILAAVRDVHRGDAVLSASATRAVLEALQGRGTDAPPAAEPPAPPGPVPRFTRREEDVLALVARGRTNQQIASELFVEVTTVKSHLSHALVKMQLESRVQAALWWQQHRG, encoded by the coding sequence ATGACCCGCCCATCTCACGACGACAGCGCCGCTGCGGCACCGGCCCCGCCGATCCGGGTGGTGGTGGCCGAGGACCATCCGGCCGTGCGCTCCGGACTGGTGGCGCTGCTGGGCTCCGCCCCGGACATCACCGTGGTCGCCGAGGCGGCCGACGGCGACGCCGCAGTGGCCGCGACCCGTGAGCACCGGCCGGACGTGGTCCTCACCGACGTGCGCATGCCGGGAGCCACCGGCATCGAGATCACCCCGCAGCTGCGCGAGACCGGTGCGAACGTGCTGGTGATATCGGGTTTCGATCTGGACGACTATGTGCTCGGGGCGCTTCGGGCCGGGGCCGACGGGTATCTGGTGAAGACCGAGAGCCCGCAGCGGATCCTCGCCGCGGTGCGGGACGTGCATCGTGGCGATGCGGTGCTCTCCGCGAGCGCGACCCGGGCCGTGCTCGAGGCCCTGCAGGGACGGGGGACGGACGCGCCGCCTGCCGCGGAGCCGCCCGCCCCGCCCGGTCCCGTTCCCCGCTTCACCCGCCGGGAGGAGGATGTGCTCGCCCTGGTCGCGCGGGGCAGAACGAACCAGCAGATCGCGAGCGAGCTGTTCGTCGAGGTCACCACGGTGAAGTCGCATCTCTCCCATGCGCTGGTGAAGATGCAGCTGGAGTCCCGGGTGCAGGCGGCGCTGTGGTGGCAGCAGCACCGGGGGTGA
- a CDS encoding sensor histidine kinase, producing MSPAPALPDPGPANPPAAGRDLLVVGMYALLVLVLAASGVANSGFLVQDGAWPPEVSVALMLAACLSLLWRRRRPAVVLAMAGPLSLVEIVAGGQISAYFLLFEALFVPVMHGSRRLARATTWIASAVGALAVLAGLLARAPGEVVFVIVLISALLISTPLLWGWEVRHHRDARRSAEHLAGLEHELATTRAAHAVETERRSIAHDLHDVIAGHLSAVSLHTSLAASLEDRPARDASLTTARESAHAALRDLRSMIGVLSTEEAGTLPSATLDWPSLTSRLRGRDPEARVSIDPALHDPGQVDPAVQAALLRIGAEAVTNAVRHGRAPLSMEAAVEAAEVRFALRNHRGSPRAVGTGMGRGAIAHRAAAVGGSASSGPAPASADGAAADTWEVLAQLPLQVDRGISRPGPDRLAEEPRS from the coding sequence ATGTCCCCCGCACCGGCTCTCCCCGACCCCGGCCCGGCGAACCCACCCGCGGCAGGGCGGGACCTGCTGGTGGTGGGCATGTATGCGCTGCTCGTGCTGGTGCTCGCGGCCTCCGGCGTCGCGAACTCCGGCTTCCTGGTCCAGGACGGTGCCTGGCCGCCGGAGGTCTCGGTGGCGCTGATGCTCGCCGCCTGCCTGAGCCTGCTCTGGCGGCGTCGGCGCCCCGCGGTCGTCCTGGCGATGGCCGGTCCGCTCAGCCTCGTCGAGATCGTCGCGGGTGGGCAGATCTCGGCGTACTTCCTGCTGTTCGAGGCGCTGTTCGTCCCGGTCATGCACGGCAGCCGACGCCTGGCCCGGGCCACCACCTGGATCGCGTCCGCGGTCGGTGCGCTCGCGGTGCTGGCCGGGCTGCTGGCCCGGGCGCCCGGCGAGGTCGTCTTCGTCATCGTGCTGATCTCGGCGCTGCTGATCTCGACCCCGCTGCTGTGGGGCTGGGAGGTGCGCCACCACCGCGACGCCCGACGCTCCGCCGAGCACCTCGCCGGCCTCGAGCACGAGCTGGCCACCACCCGCGCCGCCCACGCGGTGGAGACCGAACGGCGCAGCATCGCCCATGACCTGCACGATGTGATCGCCGGGCATCTCAGCGCCGTGTCCCTGCACACCAGCCTCGCCGCGAGTCTCGAGGACCGGCCCGCGCGAGACGCCTCCCTGACCACCGCGCGGGAGTCTGCGCATGCAGCGCTGCGTGACCTGCGCTCGATGATCGGGGTGCTCTCCACCGAGGAGGCGGGCACCCTGCCGTCGGCGACCCTCGACTGGCCCTCGCTGACCTCGCGGCTGCGGGGCAGGGACCCGGAGGCACGGGTCAGCATCGACCCGGCCCTCCACGACCCCGGGCAGGTGGATCCCGCGGTGCAGGCCGCACTGCTGCGGATCGGCGCCGAGGCCGTCACCAACGCGGTGCGCCACGGCCGGGCACCGCTCTCGATGGAGGCGGCGGTGGAGGCGGCGGAGGTGCGATTCGCGCTGCGCAATCACCGCGGGTCACCCCGCGCGGTGGGCACCGGGATGGGGCGCGGAGCGATCGCGCACCGGGCAGCGGCGGTGGGTGGCAGCGCGAGCTCGGGACCCGCGCCGGCCTCGGCCGACGGGGCTGCGGCCGACACCTGGGAGGTGCTCGCCCAGCTGCCGCTGCAGGTCGATCGCGGCATCTCCCGCCCTGGTCCCGACCGTCTCGCCGAGGAGCCCCGCTCATGA
- a CDS encoding GAP family protein codes for MESLMDAAGPLGLVLLALVDSTSMGTLVIPVILLVVGQGGALRIAGRTLLYLAVIGVFYLLLGIALLAGLLPLIGSFGHLLAAPQVMLVLAVIGVLLVIWSFRLDPKAVAKRGGDPEAAARRWTSRARRASGRPSLLIALALTAGVIEAASMIPYLAAMGILADMEVGLASGSLLLAGYCAVMILPGALLCGVRAVLGGRADALLDRVHEWAVRNAATSLSWVVGIIGVLIALNTAGPALAWLTGSGSS; via the coding sequence ATGGAATCGTTGATGGACGCCGCCGGCCCGCTCGGCCTGGTCCTGCTCGCGCTGGTGGACTCCACCTCGATGGGTACCCTGGTGATCCCCGTGATCCTGCTCGTGGTGGGCCAGGGCGGGGCGCTGCGGATCGCCGGCCGCACCCTGCTGTACCTCGCGGTGATCGGGGTGTTCTACCTGCTGCTGGGCATCGCGCTGCTGGCCGGGCTGCTGCCGCTGATCGGCTCCTTCGGGCATCTGCTGGCCGCCCCGCAGGTGATGCTGGTGCTCGCCGTGATCGGGGTGCTGCTGGTCATCTGGTCCTTCCGTCTGGACCCCAAGGCCGTCGCCAAGCGTGGCGGCGATCCCGAGGCTGCGGCCCGCCGCTGGACCTCCCGTGCCCGCCGCGCCTCCGGCCGGCCCTCCCTCCTGATCGCGCTCGCGCTCACCGCGGGCGTCATCGAGGCAGCGTCGATGATCCCGTACCTCGCCGCGATGGGGATCCTCGCCGATATGGAGGTGGGCCTCGCCTCCGGCTCCCTGCTCCTGGCGGGATACTGCGCCGTGATGATCCTCCCCGGTGCGCTGCTTTGCGGGGTGCGGGCCGTGCTCGGTGGCCGGGCCGATGCTCTCCTGGACCGCGTCCACGAGTGGGCGGTGAGGAACGCAGCCACCTCCCTCTCCTGGGTCGTCGGCATCATCGGCGTGCTCATCGCGCTGAACACCGCGGGCCCGGCCCTGGCCTGGCTCACCGGCAGCGGATCGTCCTGA
- a CDS encoding LacI family DNA-binding transcriptional regulator: protein MTRTDDGPEPTTTAPSPRATVTLADVARAAGVSLATASFVLSGRGTSRSAGSTATKEKVRAAAAELGYVPNRHAQAMRTGRGGGIVMALGTLDDPWGVQLTARVRDDALRHDLSTLVLADERWFEYLLGASADAAFITSIDFIEQGPERVRRLAASTQTGIVAFSAEMEPEDFDVVASTPTSAIGRAYAQLRGRHDRVQLLAPDLSRRIGGTLAHPRTRAFLDAARAHGDTSAESLVHIVPDGSHEAFLAGLAWLTGPDRPGAVVCFTGYQAVALQVAAERVGLRVPDDLEFLSIGDIPASTEFFGPISYYGVDDVFARLSSIIVDRAVERAGRPGNLHTFDWEFFPGVTTRETDGAR, encoded by the coding sequence ATGACGCGCACGGATGACGGCCCCGAGCCCACGACCACGGCACCCTCGCCTCGGGCGACGGTGACCCTCGCCGACGTCGCCCGGGCCGCCGGGGTCTCCCTCGCCACCGCCTCCTTCGTGCTCTCCGGCCGCGGCACCTCCCGTTCCGCGGGATCGACCGCCACCAAGGAGAAGGTGCGCGCGGCCGCCGCTGAGCTGGGTTACGTCCCCAATCGCCACGCGCAGGCGATGCGCACGGGGCGCGGCGGCGGCATCGTGATGGCCCTGGGAACCCTCGATGACCCCTGGGGGGTGCAGCTCACCGCGAGGGTGCGCGATGACGCGCTGCGCCACGACCTCTCCACGCTGGTCCTGGCCGACGAGCGCTGGTTCGAGTACCTGCTGGGAGCCTCGGCCGACGCAGCCTTCATCACCAGCATCGACTTCATCGAGCAGGGCCCGGAGCGGGTGCGGCGCCTCGCCGCCTCGACCCAGACCGGGATCGTCGCGTTCAGTGCAGAGATGGAGCCCGAGGACTTCGACGTGGTCGCCTCCACCCCGACCTCGGCGATCGGTCGCGCCTATGCCCAGCTGCGCGGGCGCCACGACCGGGTGCAGCTGCTCGCGCCGGACCTCTCGCGGCGCATCGGCGGCACCCTGGCACATCCGCGCACCCGTGCCTTCCTCGACGCGGCGCGTGCCCATGGCGACACCTCCGCGGAGAGCCTGGTGCACATCGTCCCCGACGGCAGCCACGAGGCCTTCCTCGCCGGGCTCGCCTGGCTCACCGGCCCGGACCGCCCTGGGGCCGTCGTCTGCTTCACCGGGTACCAGGCCGTCGCGCTGCAGGTCGCGGCCGAGCGGGTCGGGCTGCGCGTCCCCGATGACCTGGAGTTCCTCTCCATCGGTGACATCCCCGCCTCCACCGAATTCTTCGGGCCCATCAGCTACTACGGTGTCGACGACGTGTTCGCACGGCTGTCGTCGATCATCGTGGATCGGGCCGTGGAGCGGGCCGGACGACCCGGCAACCTGCACACCTTCGACTGGGAGTTCTTCCCCGGCGTGACCACCCGCGAGACCGACGGAGCACGATGA
- a CDS encoding alpha/beta fold hydrolase: protein MTTTWTLPGMRLSDLTLPVPLDHADPTGAQLEVFARVVTADGGEDRPYLVFLQGGPGSEAPRPLEASSPGWLARALREHQVVMLDQRGTGRSTPVGPDTPLPEGAIPGAETLREATASQQAQYLTHFRADAIVRDAELLREHLEVEAWSLLGQSFGGFTALRYLSAAAGSVEKALFTGGLPTVGPGMDEVYATTWQGMIGRSERYWARFPGDRDRFRRLADAADAGRLRLPDGQRVGVERLRRLGHLLGASQGAERLHYLLDLDPSAPALAHDLAAALPFGGRNPLYAVIHESCWADGVATRWAADRAQPAAVKEDPTLLAGEHIHRDLFAEDPELAVWAEAADLLAEHEWPALYDESALRAAEVPGAAAVYYDDAYVPREYSMATAALLPRLRTWVTSEYEHNGLRASRQGVLDHLLDLAAGRRPA, encoded by the coding sequence ATGACGACCACCTGGACCCTGCCCGGCATGCGACTGAGCGACCTCACCCTGCCGGTGCCGCTGGACCACGCCGACCCCACCGGCGCGCAGCTCGAGGTGTTCGCCCGCGTGGTCACCGCCGACGGCGGCGAGGACCGCCCGTACCTCGTCTTCCTGCAGGGCGGCCCCGGCTCCGAGGCGCCGCGCCCGCTTGAGGCCTCCTCACCCGGCTGGCTCGCCCGTGCGCTGCGCGAGCACCAGGTGGTGATGCTCGACCAGCGCGGCACCGGCCGCTCCACCCCCGTCGGCCCCGACACCCCGTTGCCCGAGGGCGCGATCCCCGGAGCCGAGACCCTGCGCGAGGCGACCGCCTCGCAGCAGGCGCAGTACCTCACCCACTTCCGAGCCGACGCGATCGTCCGCGATGCCGAACTGCTGCGCGAGCATCTCGAGGTCGAGGCCTGGTCCCTGCTGGGGCAGTCCTTCGGCGGCTTCACCGCCCTGCGCTACCTCAGCGCCGCCGCCGGGAGCGTGGAGAAGGCACTGTTCACCGGCGGCCTGCCCACGGTCGGGCCCGGCATGGACGAGGTCTATGCCACCACCTGGCAGGGCATGATCGGTCGCAGCGAACGCTACTGGGCCCGCTTCCCGGGGGACCGCGACCGCTTCCGCCGCCTCGCCGATGCTGCGGACGCCGGACGGCTGCGGCTCCCGGATGGTCAGCGGGTGGGAGTGGAACGACTGCGCCGCCTCGGCCACCTGCTGGGCGCCTCCCAGGGCGCCGAGCGTCTCCACTACCTGCTGGACCTCGACCCCTCCGCCCCGGCCCTGGCCCATGACCTCGCCGCCGCGCTGCCCTTCGGTGGGCGCAATCCGCTGTACGCGGTGATCCACGAGAGCTGTTGGGCCGACGGGGTCGCCACCCGCTGGGCCGCCGATCGCGCCCAGCCGGCCGCGGTGAAGGAGGACCCGACGCTGCTGGCCGGGGAGCACATCCATCGCGACCTCTTCGCCGAGGATCCGGAGCTCGCCGTCTGGGCCGAAGCCGCAGACCTGCTCGCCGAGCACGAATGGCCGGCGCTGTACGACGAGTCCGCGCTGCGGGCGGCCGAGGTCCCCGGCGCTGCCGCGGTCTACTACGACGACGCCTATGTGCCGCGCGAGTATTCGATGGCCACCGCCGCGCTCCTGCCGCGACTGCGGACCTGGGTCACCAGCGAATACGAGCACAACGGCCTGCGCGCGAGTAGGCAGGGCGTCCTGGACCACCTCCTCGACCTCGCCGCCGGCCGCCGCCCCGCCTGA
- a CDS encoding formylglycine-generating enzyme family protein: MAGTGSCCAAGRAGMEPAGADGDAANARDVAADSSLLAIAAPVAEVRARAQRAVLIGAGPFRMGTEDADRNVGDGESPVRTVEVPAFRIDAACVTGAEFAAFVAETGYVTEAEEFGWSFVFGALLEKELRRASRKPPGTPWWRAVEGARWDAPEGPGSDLTGRGEHPVVHVSLRDAEAFASWCGMRLPREAEWEKAARGGLDQARYAWGEELTPGGEHRCNIWQGAFPVRNTLEDGFLGTAPVRSFPPNGFGLYEVAGNVWEWCSDAWATGPADSLTGDVRVMRGGSYLCHDSYCNRYRVAARSSTAAEDASGNKGFRLVVDA, translated from the coding sequence ATGGCAGGGACGGGCAGCTGCTGCGCCGCCGGGCGGGCCGGGATGGAACCCGCGGGGGCCGACGGGGACGCCGCGAATGCCCGCGACGTCGCAGCGGATTCCTCGCTCCTCGCGATCGCCGCGCCGGTCGCGGAGGTCCGGGCCCGTGCCCAGCGGGCCGTGCTCATCGGGGCCGGGCCCTTCCGGATGGGCACCGAGGATGCGGACCGCAACGTGGGCGATGGCGAGTCCCCCGTGCGCACGGTCGAGGTGCCCGCTTTCCGGATCGATGCCGCCTGCGTGACGGGTGCCGAGTTCGCGGCGTTCGTGGCCGAAACCGGGTACGTCACCGAGGCCGAGGAGTTCGGCTGGTCGTTCGTGTTCGGTGCACTGCTGGAGAAGGAGCTGCGCCGGGCGAGCCGCAAACCGCCGGGCACGCCCTGGTGGCGGGCGGTCGAAGGTGCGCGCTGGGACGCCCCGGAAGGTCCGGGATCGGATCTCACCGGGCGCGGCGAGCATCCGGTGGTGCACGTGTCACTGCGGGATGCGGAGGCGTTCGCGAGCTGGTGCGGGATGCGGCTGCCCCGCGAGGCGGAGTGGGAGAAGGCCGCACGCGGGGGCCTGGACCAGGCCCGCTACGCGTGGGGTGAGGAGCTGACCCCGGGCGGTGAGCACCGCTGCAACATCTGGCAGGGTGCCTTCCCCGTGCGCAACACCCTCGAGGACGGGTTCCTCGGCACCGCACCGGTGCGGTCCTTCCCGCCCAACGGCTTCGGGCTGTACGAGGTGGCCGGGAACGTGTGGGAGTGGTGCAGCGACGCCTGGGCCACAGGCCCTGCAGACTCGCTCACCGGCGATGTGCGGGTGATGCGCGGCGGGTCCTACCTGTGCCACGACTCGTACTGCAACCGCTACCGGGTCGCCGCCCGCTCCTCCACCGCCGCCGAGGATGCCAGCGGCAACAAGGGGTTCCGGCTCGTGGTCGACGCCTGA
- a CDS encoding exo-beta-N-acetylmuramidase NamZ domain-containing protein, producing the protein MNQAPSRRTARQDDGGARPGRRRLLASFGALPAGAVLASAGAATAAPGGKDRGKGKGGAAHGDFRLGVENLLEPEALETLRDARVGLITNPTGTDRELRSTIDLLVEAQDAGGFTMAALFGPEHGVRGAEPAGGSVGDYIDEKTGLPVRSLYGDTQKPTPEMLADVDVLIFDIQDIGTRFYTYIWTMYYAMEAAGENGKRFLVLDRPNPLGTDIEGFLLEPELSSFVGLREIPQTHGLTVGELAQLFNGEFLDGVVSLEVIAMSGYDAEDPAAADLPWVLPSPNIPTADTAVVYAGTGLIESLNISEGRGTTIPFLWFGAPFITESDVDAVIAELQAAELPGVLYRPMFTTPVSSKHAGEFCGGLQLHVTDPLAYEPVRTGIHVLSALLATVEEVDWREGEDCRTEEDVCWIDKLSGTKRTRAMLEAGESAESIVTAWRRESRRFQLTTERYRLY; encoded by the coding sequence GTGAACCAGGCACCATCTCGACGAACGGCCCGACAGGACGACGGGGGTGCCCGCCCCGGCCGCCGCCGGCTCCTGGCCTCCTTCGGCGCCCTCCCGGCCGGCGCCGTCCTCGCCTCCGCCGGCGCCGCCACCGCCGCTCCCGGCGGCAAGGACAGAGGGAAGGGGAAGGGCGGCGCCGCCCACGGCGACTTCCGCCTCGGGGTGGAGAACCTGCTGGAGCCGGAGGCGCTGGAGACCCTGCGCGATGCGCGCGTCGGCCTGATCACCAACCCCACCGGCACCGACCGCGAGCTGCGCTCCACGATCGACCTGCTGGTCGAGGCCCAGGACGCCGGCGGCTTCACGATGGCCGCCCTGTTCGGCCCCGAGCACGGGGTGCGCGGCGCCGAACCGGCCGGCGGCTCCGTCGGCGACTACATCGACGAGAAGACCGGCCTGCCCGTCCGCTCCCTCTACGGCGACACCCAGAAGCCCACCCCGGAGATGCTCGCCGACGTGGACGTGCTGATCTTCGACATCCAGGACATCGGCACCCGCTTCTACACCTACATCTGGACGATGTACTACGCGATGGAGGCCGCCGGCGAGAACGGGAAGCGGTTCCTCGTGCTGGATCGTCCGAACCCGCTGGGCACCGATATCGAGGGCTTCCTGCTCGAGCCCGAGCTGTCGAGCTTCGTGGGGCTGCGCGAGATCCCGCAGACCCACGGCCTCACCGTGGGCGAGCTCGCCCAGCTGTTCAACGGCGAGTTCCTCGACGGCGTCGTCTCCCTCGAGGTGATCGCGATGAGCGGCTACGACGCCGAGGACCCCGCAGCCGCGGACCTCCCCTGGGTGCTGCCCTCCCCGAACATCCCCACCGCGGACACCGCCGTGGTCTACGCGGGCACGGGCCTGATCGAGTCGCTGAACATCTCCGAGGGCCGCGGCACCACCATCCCGTTCCTCTGGTTCGGCGCCCCGTTCATCACCGAGTCCGATGTCGACGCGGTCATCGCGGAGCTGCAGGCCGCGGAGCTGCCGGGCGTGCTCTATCGGCCGATGTTCACCACCCCCGTCTCCTCCAAGCACGCCGGCGAGTTCTGCGGCGGCCTGCAGCTGCATGTCACGGATCCGCTCGCCTACGAGCCGGTGCGCACCGGCATCCACGTGCTCTCCGCGCTGCTGGCCACCGTCGAGGAGGTCGACTGGCGCGAGGGCGAGGACTGCCGCACCGAGGAGGACGTCTGCTGGATCGACAAGCTCTCCGGCACCAAGCGCACCCGCGCGATGCTCGAGGCGGGGGAGAGCGCCGAGTCGATCGTCACCGCCTGGCGCCGCGAGTCCCGCCGCTTCCAACTGACCACCGAGCGCTACCGCCTCTACTGA
- a CDS encoding glycoside hydrolase family 3 protein: MNPQHPIARRTFTAAALAGAGTAIGLPAAAHAAPAGTGGDRHQHRIEELLAGMSLEQKIGQLFVAVGYGATADAPHPSNTATTGVDTIAEIVRTHHVGGLIYFVWSDNLQDIEQIATLSNDAQDAARDSGGIPLVISADEERGVVYRLPAPATPLPGQMALGATGSRAHTRKAGDIVGTEMRAAGLHQAFSPVVDVNIEAQNPVIGVRSLGADPQAVARLAAAQIRGIQGANCSAAAKHFPGHGDTATDSHLGLPVIDHTREELAALDLPPFVAAIDEGVDSIMTAHIMVPALDDSGVPATLSPPILTGLLREELGFEGVIVTDSLAMDGVRTLFSDDRVPVEAILAGADQMLMPPDLTVAIGGVRDAVADGEITEERLDRSVRRILRQKLERGLFEQVQVDPATAADSIGTRRSMSSAQRMAEDSITRILDDGSTLPLASGTRVLITGSGTTAKFEVTSRELATQGLKVIALPEPDREQAAVVAEGVDAVLVFTSSAGFVTPRTQVELVEALVATGVPVIHAALRNPYDVVHVGDVAVSLAAYGNADASLRALAGVLLGEVRTRGTLPVPIPQADGTGEAYPLGHGLR; this comes from the coding sequence ATGAACCCCCAGCACCCCATCGCCCGCCGCACCTTCACCGCGGCCGCCCTCGCCGGAGCCGGCACCGCCATCGGCCTGCCCGCCGCCGCCCACGCCGCCCCCGCCGGGACGGGCGGGGACCGCCACCAGCACCGCATCGAGGAGCTCCTGGCAGGCATGAGCCTCGAGCAGAAGATCGGCCAGCTGTTCGTCGCCGTCGGCTACGGCGCCACCGCCGATGCGCCCCACCCCTCGAACACGGCCACCACCGGCGTGGACACCATCGCAGAGATCGTCCGCACCCATCACGTGGGCGGGCTGATCTACTTCGTGTGGAGCGACAACCTCCAGGACATCGAGCAGATCGCGACGCTCTCGAACGACGCCCAGGACGCCGCCCGCGACAGCGGCGGCATCCCGCTGGTGATCAGCGCCGACGAGGAGCGCGGCGTGGTCTACCGCCTGCCCGCGCCCGCCACGCCCCTGCCGGGTCAGATGGCGCTCGGCGCCACCGGCTCCCGCGCCCATACCCGCAAGGCCGGGGACATCGTGGGCACCGAGATGCGGGCCGCCGGCCTCCACCAGGCCTTCTCGCCGGTGGTCGACGTCAACATCGAGGCGCAGAACCCGGTGATCGGGGTGCGCTCCCTCGGGGCGGACCCGCAGGCGGTCGCCCGCCTCGCCGCCGCTCAGATCCGGGGCATCCAGGGGGCGAACTGCTCCGCCGCGGCCAAGCACTTCCCCGGCCACGGGGACACCGCGACCGACTCCCATCTGGGGCTGCCGGTCATCGACCACACCCGCGAGGAGCTCGCCGCCCTCGACCTGCCGCCCTTCGTCGCGGCGATCGACGAGGGCGTGGACTCCATCATGACCGCGCACATCATGGTCCCCGCGCTCGACGACTCCGGGGTCCCGGCGACCCTCTCGCCCCCGATCCTCACCGGCCTGCTGCGCGAGGAGCTCGGCTTCGAGGGCGTGATCGTCACCGATTCGCTCGCCATGGACGGGGTGCGCACCCTGTTCAGCGATGACCGGGTCCCCGTCGAGGCGATCCTCGCAGGCGCCGACCAGATGCTCATGCCGCCGGACCTCACCGTCGCGATCGGCGGCGTGCGAGATGCCGTCGCCGACGGGGAGATCACCGAGGAGCGCCTGGACCGGTCCGTGCGCCGCATCCTGCGCCAGAAGCTCGAGCGCGGTCTGTTCGAGCAGGTGCAGGTCGACCCGGCCACGGCCGCCGACTCGATCGGGACCCGCCGCTCGATGAGCTCCGCCCAGCGCATGGCCGAGGACTCGATCACCCGGATCCTCGACGACGGCAGCACCCTCCCGCTCGCGAGCGGCACGAGAGTGCTGATCACCGGTAGCGGCACCACCGCGAAGTTCGAGGTGACCTCCCGCGAGCTGGCCACCCAGGGTCTGAAGGTCATCGCCCTGCCGGAGCCGGACCGCGAGCAGGCCGCCGTGGTCGCCGAGGGCGTCGACGCGGTGCTGGTGTTCACCTCCTCGGCCGGCTTCGTCACTCCCAGGACACAGGTGGAGCTGGTCGAGGCACTGGTCGCGACCGGCGTCCCCGTGATCCACGCCGCGCTGCGCAACCCCTACGACGTGGTGCACGTGGGAGATGTGGCGGTGTCGCTGGCGGCCTACGGCAACGCCGACGCCTCGCTGCGCGCGCTCGCCGGGGTGCTCCTCGGCGAGGTGCGGACCCGCGGCACGCTCCCGGTCCCGATCCCGCAGGCCGACGGCACCGGGGAGGCGTACCCGCTCGGGCACGGGCTGCGCTGA